From the genome of Solidesulfovibrio carbinolicus, one region includes:
- a CDS encoding Flp family type IVb pilin encodes MLTAITQFIRDEEGATAVEYGLMAALIAAVIITAVTSIGTKLTATFTEIAGKLGS; translated from the coding sequence ATGCTGACCGCCATCACCCAGTTCATCCGTGACGAAGAAGGCGCCACCGCGGTGGAATACGGCCTCATGGCCGCCCTGATCGCCGCCGTCATCATCACCGCCGTCACCTCCATCGGCACCAAGCTCACCGCCACCTTCACCGAGATCGCCGGCAAGCTGGGCAGCTAA